GGAGTTATGGGCGGACTCTGATATAATGGTGATATTTTCGAGTTGTGAATGCCCAAAATCGAAGGATGATGTTGAGCATTTGAGACAACAACGACTGATTCAATTCCTTGGAGGATTGAATGAATCACATTCTCAGGCGAGAAGgcaaattttaatgaaaacaaCTAAACCAACTCTTAATCAAGCATATGCTATGATAAAAAATGAGGAAAGTCAGAAATATGATAGGGATCACAATGCTATGGGGATGAAAACTTTAATTGAAGAAAACGATGTCACATCTTTTTTGACTGCTAAACAACCTTCAAAACCTAGATACAAGAATCCTAATACATTTTGTGATCACTGTAAGTCAAAAGTTCATATGAAGGTGATTGTTTTCAGCTTGTAGGATATCCTCCTTGGTTTAAAGGGAAGAAGAAAGAGGGATGAAATGTGCAATACAATACATCTATTACCTCTTAGAATCCTCAATTGTTTAATTCTGAATATGATGTTCATAATGTAGGACATATGGTTGCACCTTCTTTTGGAAATTTATCTTTTCCTCTGAATCATAATGCATGAGAGGTATGTACACATGGTGGAGAACATGGTCAATCTGGTGATTCTACCTGTTTCATCCCATCTGCATCTCAAGAACCTGGTGGTTACAATCAAGTTATAGTGGACAATTATAATTCTGGACATGGTTATGGAGGAAGAGGAGTAAATATGGCTTTCATGGGAGGAGGTCACCATGTTTCACATGGATCTCAGTTTCCAGATGTTTCAGGTATTATAAATTGCTCTGCAATACATAATTCAACTAGTTCTAGGTGGATAGTTGACAGGGGAGCTACTAACCACATGGTATCCAACCACAGGTTGCTTTATGAGACTCAAAATGTATCCCCAACTGAATCTCATAAGGTTTATTTACCTAATGGTCAACAAATACCTATTGCTCTCATTGGGAAGTCTAAACTTAAGCAAGGGAACATATCTAATGTTTTGTACATTCCTAATTTTAGTTACAACTTGTTATCAGTTTCTCAATTGACCAAAGAGCTTCATTGTTGTATGGTTACCATTATGTGCTGCAGGACCTTCACATTGGGGAGGTGAAGAATACTGGTAATTTAGAGAATGACTTATACTATTGGTCATACGATATTAATACTGTTATTGCACCCTCAACTCCTTTAAGCATGATGGACACTGCTGATTTGTGGCATGGAAGATTAGGACACATTCCTCACAGAATTCTTCAACAAAGGCATTTACCACATCTTCCAGCTTAAAAACAACCTTTATGTAGTATTTGTCCTTAGGCAAAACAAACCAAAACACTAGTAGATGTAATGTTGTGTTTGACTTGGTACATGGTGATGTCTGGGGTCTATATAAAACTCCAACTTATGATGGTCATCGATATTTCCTTACATTAGTAGATGATTGTAGTAGGATGGTCTGGATATTTCTTCTCAAATGAAAAGTGATGTTTCCATTGTATTGAAGGATTTTCTTAATCTAATACACAGACAGTTTAATGGTCATGTGAAAGTGTTCCGAAGTAATAATggttctaaattttttaaatttcattgtgGTGATTGATGAAAGCTACTAGTATAATTCATCAAAGTTCCTGCCCTTATACTCTTAAAAAATGGAGTAATAGAGAGGAGGCATAGACAAATCCTTGAGGTTGCAATGGCCATTAGATTCCAGGCCAATTTGCCTATCAAGTTTTGGGTGTGTGCCCAAAGTGTTGTGTACTTGATCAATAGAGTTCTATCACCTGCCCTTTCTGGAAAGTCTCCTTTTGCTATGTTTTTTGGGAGGGAACCTTCTTTGCAACATCTTAGAGTTGTGGGGTGTTTGTGTTATGTTGTTAGTCATAATACAAATGGGGACAAGTTTGGTGCTAGGTTCATTAAGTCAGTTTTCTTAGGCTATTCTTCTACACAAAAGGGGTACAAACTTTATAACCTTTCCACccaatctatttttattagtaagaatgttatttttaaagagAATGAATACCCTTTTCAACTAGGTCTTGAATTCCAACACCTATAGTCCATAATATTTCTGACATGTTTGCTTATGATGATCAACACATTTCTCTTGACAGAATTACAATACCTGTTCGTCATACAAATGAGAGGCTTGCAGTACTTGTTCTTTCTATCATTGAAGCTCCTGATATGACTCCTCATCCTTCTGCATCTCTTTCACATGATACTTCTGGTTGCATGATTTTCCTCacattgtttcttcttcttctggtTCAATGCCCCGTTCTACTACACATCCCATTTCTACGTACATGTCATACGCCTCTATTTCTCCTTCCTACTATCAATCTTGGTGTCATTTTTCTGTTGTACGAGAACCTGCTTCTTATGCAGAAGCCATATAGTATCCCCAGTGGGTCCTTGCTATGAATTACAaccttgcatgataatcatactTGGCAACTGGTTACATTACCTCCTGGAAAGAAATTTATTGGCTGCAAATGTGTCTATAAGGTCAAGTTTAATGCCCAAGGTGAGGTGGATAGATATAAAGCACGACTAGTAACTAAAAGTTACACACAATAAAAGTTGTTGGATTATCAGGAAACCTTCTCCCCTGTTGTCAAAATGTTTACTGTAAGGGTGGTTCTATCTCTGACAGCTATGAATGGTTGGATTTTACATTAGATGGATCTTTTTAATGCTTTCTTGCATGGTGATGTAGATGAGGATGTTTACATGTCCCTCATCCTAGTCTATTATGTGAGGAGTTGTCCAAAGTTTGTAAACTTCAAAAGTCACTTTATGGTTTGAAGGAAGCCTCTCGATAGTGGAATTTGAAATTGTGTGAAACTCTTATTGGTTCTGGTTTTGTTCAGGGTCACCATGACTACTTTTTGCTCCATAAGAGTTCTGGTTTACTCCATGACTACTTCAAGCTCTTTTCAAGATCAAGGACTTGAGGGGATATGAGTTACTTCCTTGGTCTTAAAATTGCTAGGAATGAGGAATGCATTATTGTGAATCAAAGGACATTTGCTTTGGATCTTATTTCAGATTTTGGATTGGAAGGAACCAAACCAATCAGTACTCCTTTAGAGATTAATCAGAGGTTCACAAGTCAAGAGTTTGACATGTATTATGAGTATCAAGAAACACATGAGGATGTGATACTTAATGATCGCACATGTTAGCAGAAATTGGTTGGTAAGCTACTCTTTCTCATAATGACAAGGCCAGACATTAGCTATGTAGTATAGAACCTTAGCCAGTTTATGCATAAGCCAAAGAAATCCCACATGGATGGGGTTTTAGGAGTGGTAAGGTACTTAAAGAATGCACCAGGTTTGGGGTTGTCTACTATGATGCTGACTGGGCTACATGACCTATAACAAGAAGATCTGTGAGTGGATTTGCTGTGAAGATTGGAGACTCTTTGATTCCatggaaatcaaagaaacaaaatacaGTTTCGAGGAGCTCGGCTGAAGCAGAATACAGGAGCATGGCTAATGCTGTGGCAGAAATGGTTTAGTTAGTAGGCTTATATAAAGAACTAAAGGTGGAGTTCGAGTTGTCAGCCAAATTATTCTGTGATAGTAAGGCAACACTCAGATTGTTGCTAATCTTATACACCATGAAAGAACAAACATATAGAGATTGATTGTCATTTCATTAGCGAAAGAATACAAAAATGTGTTATTCAAACAAGTTATGTACCATCTAGAATGCAGTTAGCAGATATGTTAACCAAAAGTTTGGGGAGGACTCAACATGATTTCTTACTATCCAAGCTTGGTGTGTACAATATGTTTGCACCATAtagcttgagggggagtattGAAGATACAAAAGTTAGTTAGTAGCTAGATGATGTGGCAGAGTAATTAGTTAGAGAATCAAATTAGTAATTGTTCCTTTCCGTTAAGCAGTTAGAAGGAGATGTACATATGTACATGTATACTCAAGTTAAGATTCATTCAATTcaatacacattttatttttttacagtGTTGATTTTTCTTAGATTAGAATATTAGAAAACCTCCATTAGAGACATTAATACTTTCCAAGGTTcttatatttagttatttatagGGTTACACTGAGTAGACGTTGAGTCCCTAGACTTATATTGATCAAGGTCGATTCTTATATCCTGAAGATGACATGGTTATCATCAAAATGGAAAATTTGTTGAGATAATGGATGAATAATGGAGGAGATTATCTCTGAAACTTACATGGTACATCAAAATCTATgcgataaaataaaaatgaaaacattTAAGACACActccctaaataaaataaagttgtaTCAAGTCAACCGTTGGAAAATTACACATCGGAGGGGGAACTTTACCACCTTTACCTCCAAATTAACAAAACAAGAACATCAAAGTTCGCGATTAAACAAAAAGGAAatacatattatataagaaaacaCTTGAAATCTCGagattaaattttagaaaaatctcGTTTTTATACGAAATCTTAATTGGTCTTCCTGCAATTTTTACGAATTTGGCCGTTGGTTCCAGTAAGTGGGCTAAGATTACCCATTTTCACCATAGCTTTTGCAAAATCAGCTAAGAAAGTGGCTGAATTTGAACTATAAGTGTTAACTATAGAGTCTGTTGAGCCTCCACTAGAGAGTTGTTGGTCAGAATGAAGAAGACCCTTTTGAATTCGCAGATTCTTATAGTAAATATTATCAAATGTAGTTGGGCTTGTAGTGTCTAATGGAGAGACATTATTGTCACTTCCACTTTGTGGACATTTCGATTTAATCGATGTTGCAAATGAAGCATTTATATCAGTTTCGTTGTGTAGACGATCGCGAAAAGTAGTGCACCTTGCTTGTCCTATCGTGTGAGACCCTGTCAAATCCaaagatatttcaattttaacatattttctaTGAGTCtcgtaaattaattaaaaattaattatatttaaatataaaaataaacctGAGAGAGCGACCATTTCTCTGGTATTGAAACCTTTGTTAGAGAAAGAAGAAATAAGACTGCTTAAGTTCAAAGTTGGTGCAGGAATGTCACTATTTGCGTTACTCAAACTTGCAGTGGTTGAGTCTCTTCTTCCAAGTAATACAGTCCAACTAGGTCCACCAAGCTAACAAATcataaacaatataatataattagtttCAACAACTAATTTATACACTTTATAAGCACAACAtccaattatttaatttgtatattcaAACTTTGACTAATGCTCAGCTTTCTATAAAGGTCAACatgttttcttttccttttcctaactattagttaaatataaactaaataGGATGTGTGTTACTAGTtggtattttaatttattgtaatttgtaaGGCATGTTACACGATTTAAATTGTTAGCTTACTTTAACAACAGAGTCTCTAGCTGCAACAGCTAAAATATCAGCACAAGATACGACACCAGCACATGACGattcaatttgagttttgatagTATCAATCACATCGAATCCCCTTAAGGATCCACTATTGGGATTAGCCGTCTTCTCTCCAGTAAAACTTGATGTATCATCTAATAACACAGATGCATCACAACCCTGCATGCACgttcaaataagtaaaataagttGTCATGTGGAAAATTTTGTTTGCACGACACTTATAGAGGCATAAGCCGAATTCGAAGcttataaatttgaaattgttattttaaattattaagtttaaaattaataatttgtacaCAAAGTTAGAGCCAAAGTTATTAAGTTCGATTAGTAGAAGTCCTTGTCTACACTCTTGCTCCACCCTTGGATGCATGAACGCGTTATTCGACAGATTCAATAGCTTGAGTTCAAATTTTGTGTTTGTATTGCAAAATTAATCCATATGTTTAAACAATTTATCAAGACCtcttatgaaattgaaaaattctGATTTCACCTCTGCATATATGAAGATTAAGTAAGACAACTTACATTAACGAAGCAATCGTGAAAATGAAGACGAAGCAAAGAGGCTCCCATGCGAGACTCCTTAGCGATAGCAGAATTGACAGCTGTTTTGATTATGGAAAGAACATTTGGACATGAAGAATTATAGAAATTGGAAGTCAATTGAGCTGAGCTCATTCCAATAAGAACAAAAGGGACTATAACTAGTAATAGTAAAAAAGACATGTTAGCCATTACAAAGAAATTATTAGctataaaatgaagaattaagATGAAAAGATATTGTCTAAGTTTATTGC
This DNA window, taken from Solanum lycopersicum chromosome 5, SLM_r2.1, encodes the following:
- the LOC101267810 gene encoding cationic peroxidase 1-like; protein product: MANMSFLLLLVIVPFVLIGMSSAQLTSNFYNSSCPNVLSIIKTAVNSAIAKESRMGASLLRLHFHDCFVNGCDASVLLDDTSSFTGEKTANPNSGSLRGFDVIDTIKTQIESSCAGVVSCADILAVAARDSVVKLGGPSWTVLLGRRDSTTASLSNANSDIPAPTLNLSSLISSFSNKGFNTREMVALSGSHTIGQARCTTFRDRLHNETDINASFATSIKSKCPQSGSDNNVSPLDTTSPTTFDNIYYKNLRIQKGLLHSDQQLSSGGSTDSIVNTYSSNSATFLADFAKAMVKMGNLSPLTGTNGQIRKNCRKTN